A genomic region of Streptosporangium lutulentum contains the following coding sequences:
- a CDS encoding metallophosphoesterase family protein, with protein sequence MKVVALSDTHAPRRWRSCPPRVAEHLRDADVILHAGDVCVAGVLDELAAYAPVHVVKGNNDGPDVVAPETLELDLGGLRVAMIHDSGAAPGRPARMRRRFPGADLVVFGHSHIPLDHSENGLRIFNPGSPTDRRRQPHGTLGLLLIEDGRLLDARIVPVT encoded by the coding sequence ATGAAGGTCGTGGCCCTGTCCGACACCCACGCGCCCCGGCGGTGGAGATCATGCCCGCCGCGCGTGGCCGAGCATCTCCGGGACGCCGACGTGATCCTGCACGCCGGTGACGTCTGCGTCGCCGGGGTGCTCGACGAGCTCGCCGCCTACGCGCCGGTCCACGTGGTCAAGGGCAACAACGACGGGCCCGACGTGGTCGCGCCGGAGACGCTCGAACTCGATCTCGGCGGGCTGCGCGTGGCGATGATCCACGACAGCGGTGCGGCGCCGGGGCGGCCGGCCCGGATGCGGCGCCGGTTCCCCGGGGCCGACCTGGTGGTCTTCGGGCACTCTCACATCCCCCTCGACCACAGCGAGAACGGCCTGCGCATCTTCAACCCGGGATCACCCACCGACCGCCGCCGCCAGCCCCACGGCACCCTGGGCCTGTTGCTGATCGAGGACGGCCGTCTCCTCGACGCCAGGATCGTCCCGGTCACCTGA
- a CDS encoding MarR family winged helix-turn-helix transcriptional regulator produces MTIENTRPGPPETSPSIVLLTLAHRIESELGTALVPLGLTVGRLGLLGHIAGVPGVSFSDLARMSGITVQSVHTAVKALSGAGLVRDNTARAGSASAIEVTPEGASLMREAMKAVAGVDERLFGPDADPIQRQVADVVRAAFGGPPRP; encoded by the coding sequence GTGACTATCGAGAACACCCGTCCGGGGCCGCCGGAGACCAGCCCTTCCATCGTGCTGCTCACGCTGGCGCACCGGATCGAGTCCGAACTCGGCACCGCTCTTGTGCCGCTGGGGCTGACGGTCGGCAGGCTGGGCCTGCTCGGGCACATCGCCGGCGTGCCCGGTGTGTCGTTCAGCGACCTGGCGCGGATGTCGGGGATCACGGTTCAGAGCGTCCATACGGCGGTGAAGGCGCTCTCCGGCGCCGGGCTGGTTCGTGACAACACCGCCCGCGCCGGGTCCGCCTCGGCCATCGAGGTCACGCCCGAGGGCGCGAGTCTCATGCGAGAGGCGATGAAGGCCGTGGCCGGGGTCGACGAGCGGTTGTTCGGCCCGGACGCCGACCCGATCCAGCGTCAGGTCGCCGACGTGGTGCGCGCCGCGTTCGGGGGGCCTCCCCGGCCCTGA
- a CDS encoding TerC/Alx family metal homeostasis membrane protein, translated as MPAEATLLLDNLETIGSPQLWTITVAALVALLALDFMLTRRPHEVRIREAVGWSVFYLALPLVFGVYVWLSFGSGVATEFFTGYVVEKSLSVDNLFVFMLLLSAFAVPTALAQRVLLYGIIGALVLRAIFIALGAAVLQSGTWAFLLFGGILIVTAGKILKDALSGKEQEVDISSMRTIRLLRRFMPVTDDYRGSRLVVREGGRRALTPLALAIVAVFATDIVFAVDSVPAVYGVTEDPFLVFATNAFALLGLRALYFVLRSVLAKLRHLNHGLGIILAFIGIKLVLHWAHGVWTWVPEIPTPVSLGAIVAILATVTLTSVYANRRDAKPAPLATAGRTSGR; from the coding sequence ATGCCTGCTGAGGCAACTCTGTTGTTGGACAATCTTGAAACGATCGGTTCACCGCAACTGTGGACGATCACCGTGGCCGCTCTGGTGGCACTGCTGGCCCTGGACTTCATGCTGACCCGGCGTCCCCACGAGGTGCGGATACGCGAGGCGGTGGGCTGGTCGGTCTTCTACCTGGCCCTGCCTCTGGTCTTCGGCGTCTACGTATGGCTGTCCTTCGGGTCCGGGGTGGCGACCGAGTTCTTCACCGGTTACGTGGTGGAGAAGTCGCTGTCGGTGGACAACCTGTTCGTGTTCATGCTGCTGCTGTCCGCCTTCGCGGTCCCGACCGCGCTGGCCCAGCGCGTCCTGCTGTACGGCATCATCGGGGCACTGGTGCTGCGTGCGATCTTCATCGCGCTGGGGGCGGCCGTCCTGCAAAGCGGTACGTGGGCGTTCCTGCTGTTCGGCGGGATCCTGATCGTCACCGCCGGCAAGATCCTCAAGGACGCGCTGAGCGGGAAGGAGCAGGAGGTCGACATCTCCTCCATGCGCACGATCCGGCTGTTGCGGCGTTTCATGCCGGTCACCGACGACTACCGAGGCTCCCGCCTGGTCGTCCGTGAGGGCGGCCGCCGCGCTCTGACCCCGCTGGCGCTGGCCATCGTGGCCGTCTTCGCCACCGACATCGTCTTCGCCGTCGACTCGGTGCCCGCGGTGTACGGCGTGACCGAGGATCCCTTCCTCGTCTTCGCCACCAACGCCTTCGCCCTGCTGGGCCTGCGGGCACTCTACTTCGTGCTCCGCAGCGTCCTGGCGAAGCTGCGGCACCTGAACCACGGCCTCGGCATCATCCTGGCCTTCATCGGGATCAAGCTCGTCCTGCACTGGGCGCACGGTGTCTGGACCTGGGTCCCGGAGATTCCCACTCCGGTCTCGCTGGGGGCCATCGTCGCGATCCTGGCCACTGTCACGCTCACGAGCGTGTACGCCAACCGCCGCGACGCGAAGCCCGCCCCCTTGGCCACGGCCGGCCGAACCTCCGGGAGGTGA
- a CDS encoding NUDIX hydrolase, with protein sequence MALLPPSDELRPRIAANLAAFRRRGALPLTDGLRHAAVTVCVLEDDEGGPYTIVIRRAAHGRNAGQWALPGGRLDEGEDALTAALRELDEEVSIRGVEVAGLLDDFVTDSGFVITPVVAFGGRQRPRRDPYEVASIHRVPLERFLAPGVPRWRIDEEGRSLLQMPLGPSIVIHAPTGAILWQFAEVALKGRDLRVAGVAQPHWTRR encoded by the coding sequence ATGGCCCTGTTGCCCCCGTCCGACGAGCTTCGTCCCCGCATCGCCGCCAACCTGGCCGCCTTCCGGCGGCGGGGAGCCCTGCCGCTGACCGACGGCCTGCGGCACGCGGCGGTCACCGTGTGCGTGCTGGAGGACGACGAGGGCGGGCCGTACACGATCGTGATCAGGCGGGCCGCGCACGGCCGCAACGCCGGGCAGTGGGCGCTGCCCGGGGGACGGCTGGACGAGGGCGAGGACGCCCTGACGGCGGCGCTGCGGGAGTTGGACGAGGAGGTCTCGATCCGGGGCGTGGAGGTGGCCGGGCTGCTGGACGACTTCGTCACCGACTCCGGATTCGTGATCACTCCGGTGGTGGCGTTCGGCGGGCGGCAACGGCCTCGCAGGGACCCGTACGAGGTCGCCTCCATCCACCGGGTGCCGCTGGAGCGGTTCCTGGCGCCGGGGGTGCCGCGCTGGCGGATCGACGAGGAGGGACGGAGCCTGCTGCAGATGCCGCTCGGCCCCTCGATCGTGATCCACGCGCCCACCGGGGCCATCTTGTGGCAGTTCGCCGAGGTCGCTCTCAAGGGCCGTGACCTGCGGGTGGCGGGTGTGGCCCAGCCCCACTGGACACGCCGTTGA
- a CDS encoding lysophospholipid acyltransferase family protein, with amino-acid sequence MLYRLTKIFGGPVLHLLWPTTVTGEEHVPRSGPAILASNHLSIVDSTFLPLVLPRQVRFVAKSEYFTGNPATAMWMRATGQISIDRQSPTAAQDMLDTAAQVLKDGELFGIYPEGTRSPDGRLYRGKVGVAWLALATGAPVIPVAMAGTDKVLPIGASVPKLGRVKVQIGKPLTFTGSERSARDRRRVTDEIMAAIGALSGQEYVESYTPSRNKDK; translated from the coding sequence GTGCTCTATCGCCTGACCAAGATCTTCGGCGGCCCCGTCCTGCACCTGCTGTGGCCGACCACGGTCACCGGGGAGGAGCACGTGCCAAGGTCGGGCCCGGCCATCCTGGCCTCCAACCACCTGTCGATCGTCGACTCGACCTTCCTGCCGCTGGTGCTTCCGCGCCAGGTGCGCTTCGTCGCCAAGTCCGAGTACTTCACCGGCAACCCCGCCACCGCGATGTGGATGCGGGCCACCGGTCAGATCAGCATCGACCGGCAGAGCCCGACCGCCGCCCAGGACATGCTCGACACGGCCGCGCAGGTGCTCAAGGACGGCGAGCTGTTCGGCATCTATCCCGAGGGCACCCGCTCCCCCGACGGCCGCCTCTACCGCGGCAAGGTCGGGGTCGCCTGGCTGGCCCTCGCCACCGGCGCACCGGTGATCCCGGTGGCGATGGCCGGCACCGACAAGGTGCTGCCGATCGGCGCCTCGGTGCCCAAGCTCGGCAGGGTGAAGGTGCAGATCGGCAAGCCGCTGACGTTCACCGGCTCGGAGCGGAGCGCGCGCGACCGGCGCAGGGTGACCGACGAGATCATGGCGGCGATCGGGGCACTGTCCGGGCAGGAGTACGTGGAGTCCTATACACCAAGCCGGAATAAGGACAAATAG
- a CDS encoding penicillin-binding transpeptidase domain-containing protein — MPRGKTIAITSITVVLVAGAAGGGAWWYLHTRGTPQETAQRFAQAWQKGDLAAMRAELGAADPAFDKTYENMSKALGVESTAVRLGSVRETGDGKGQASYTTTLKLKNIGEWSYSGTIDLAVVDRNWRVTWSPAAVHPDLTAGTAFALKTTWPERAKLTDAEGDRIDGGDVGGSVQQLVGYLDKATAKDVKSLGSSYKAGDAIGRGGLQQTFQRRLAGTPSTEIDLVGADKKTVKTLDKIEGKSGEALETTLDMRVQQAAAGAVRDLKQTAALVAIKPSSGEILAVVNNKGGFNRALDGNYPPGSTFKAITAIGLLAGGMSPGDQVTCPKDVKVGGLPIRNSHHGQYGSVSLSAAFAYSCNTTFAPLTQKRLSADKLTDTAELFGFNKPLNIGVPATKGSFPTPQSDAELAAASFGQGRITASPLLMASAAAALADGTWRPPTLVSSIKQKTEPQPLPEGITSEIGQMMSAVVTMGTAKDAGLPSGTRGKTGTAEYGSQDDLKTHAWFIGYRGDLAFAVIVEEGEGGGTVAAPVAADFLRALN; from the coding sequence ATGCCACGTGGCAAGACGATCGCGATCACGTCGATAACCGTTGTGCTGGTGGCAGGGGCCGCCGGCGGCGGCGCGTGGTGGTACCTGCACACCAGGGGCACCCCCCAGGAGACCGCTCAGCGGTTCGCCCAAGCGTGGCAGAAGGGCGACCTGGCCGCCATGCGCGCCGAGCTCGGCGCGGCCGACCCGGCGTTCGACAAGACATACGAGAACATGAGCAAGGCCCTCGGGGTCGAGAGCACCGCCGTACGGCTCGGCTCGGTCCGCGAGACCGGCGACGGCAAGGGGCAGGCGAGCTACACCACCACGCTGAAGCTGAAGAACATCGGCGAGTGGAGCTACTCCGGCACCATCGACCTGGCGGTCGTCGACCGCAACTGGCGGGTCACGTGGTCCCCCGCGGCCGTGCACCCCGACCTGACCGCGGGCACCGCCTTCGCCCTGAAGACCACCTGGCCGGAGCGCGCGAAGCTCACCGATGCCGAGGGCGACCGCATCGACGGCGGCGACGTGGGCGGCTCGGTCCAGCAGCTCGTCGGCTACCTGGACAAGGCCACGGCGAAAGACGTCAAGAGCCTGGGCTCCTCCTACAAGGCGGGTGACGCGATCGGCAGGGGCGGGTTGCAGCAGACCTTCCAGCGGCGCCTGGCCGGCACCCCCTCCACCGAGATCGATCTCGTCGGCGCGGACAAGAAGACCGTGAAAACCCTCGACAAGATCGAAGGGAAGAGCGGCGAGGCCCTGGAGACCACCCTGGACATGCGGGTCCAGCAGGCGGCCGCCGGCGCGGTCCGCGACCTGAAGCAGACCGCCGCCCTGGTCGCGATCAAACCCTCCTCCGGCGAGATCCTCGCGGTGGTGAACAACAAGGGCGGCTTCAACCGGGCGCTCGACGGCAACTACCCTCCCGGCTCGACCTTCAAGGCGATCACCGCCATCGGGCTGCTGGCCGGAGGGATGTCCCCCGGCGATCAGGTCACCTGCCCCAAGGACGTCAAGGTGGGCGGCCTGCCGATCCGCAACTCCCACCACGGCCAGTACGGCTCGGTGTCCCTCTCCGCCGCCTTCGCCTACTCCTGCAACACCACCTTCGCCCCGCTGACCCAGAAGCGGCTGAGCGCCGACAAGCTGACGGACACCGCGGAGCTGTTCGGTTTCAACAAACCGCTCAACATCGGCGTTCCGGCGACGAAGGGCAGCTTCCCCACGCCGCAGAGCGACGCCGAACTGGCCGCGGCGTCCTTCGGGCAGGGCCGCATCACCGCCAGCCCGCTGCTGATGGCCTCGGCCGCCGCCGCGCTGGCCGACGGCACCTGGCGCCCGCCGACCCTGGTCTCCTCCATCAAGCAGAAGACCGAACCGCAACCGCTCCCCGAGGGGATCACGTCCGAAATCGGTCAGATGATGTCCGCGGTGGTCACCATGGGAACCGCCAAGGACGCGGGCCTGCCGTCCGGCACCCGGGGCAAGACCGGCACCGCGGAGTACGGCTCGCAGGACGACCTGAAGACACACGCCTGGTTCATCGGCTACCGCGGCGATCTGGCCTTCGCGGTGATCGTCGAGGAGGGCGAGGGCGGCGGAACGGTCGCCGCCCCGGTGGCCGCCGACTTCCTGCGCGCCCTGAACTGA
- a CDS encoding DUF3040 domain-containing protein translates to MAWSQDEERMLLQIERHLIDEDPRLVARLESFNERVQRKEGGRRRRDAKNKEGKRPARRPRRSTVIIMFSWLLIATLIAMLLIMVLRHEAAALPL, encoded by the coding sequence ATGGCCTGGTCGCAGGACGAGGAGCGGATGCTGCTGCAGATCGAGCGTCACCTGATAGACGAGGACCCGCGACTGGTCGCGCGGCTGGAGTCGTTCAACGAGCGCGTTCAGCGCAAGGAGGGCGGCCGGCGCAGGCGTGATGCCAAAAACAAGGAGGGGAAGCGGCCGGCCAGGCGCCCCCGCCGATCGACGGTCATCATCATGTTCAGCTGGCTGCTGATCGCGACACTGATCGCCATGCTCCTCATCATGGTCCTGCGCCACGAGGCCGCCGCTCTTCCCCTGTGA